A genomic segment from Deltaproteobacteria bacterium encodes:
- a CDS encoding cytoplasmic protein, with product MRFERVPVECYSGHRANERPLAFVHRGRRYEVAHIVDRWYEGGTSPDRPVQDYFKVETAGGERFILRYTSLFDAWSVLVTGHEGHEDK from the coding sequence ATGAGGTTCGAGAGGGTCCCTGTCGAATGTTACAGCGGACACCGCGCAAATGAACGGCCACTGGCGTTCGTCCACCGGGGCAGGCGATACGAAGTTGCGCATATCGTGGACCGGTGGTACGAAGGCGGAACGTCCCCGGACAGACCGGTCCAGGATTATTTCAAGGTGGAAACAGCCGGGGGAGAAAGATTCATCCTTCGGTACACGTCGCTTTTCGATGCCTGGTCAGTTCTCGTAACAGGTCACGAAGGTCATGAAGACAAATAA
- a CDS encoding LysM peptidoglycan-binding domain-containing protein, with protein MTTYDEGIMNDELRDRDIEIDIDDLRDQIHSIAEEPPGGDSRPGKSTFSSTTPRKKLIAGVLLICVLVVFFIARCGNDGEMTAVPEKTPEIAVETNNAAAQIEALRTELSATKSLLAGRIDILTEEVRILRKALNAPPAVPAAIVTKAGSSGSAFPAPATKYHTVRRGQTLTGIAGTYGMSVNELCRLNGISQKKPIYPGQRLTVRQ; from the coding sequence ATGACGACCTATGATGAGGGTATCATGAACGATGAATTGCGTGATCGGGACATCGAAATAGATATTGACGATCTCCGGGACCAGATACACAGTATCGCCGAAGAACCGCCGGGCGGGGACTCCCGGCCCGGGAAAAGCACATTTTCGAGCACGACACCCCGGAAAAAGCTTATCGCGGGGGTGCTCCTTATTTGTGTACTCGTTGTGTTCTTTATCGCCCGTTGCGGCAATGACGGGGAAATGACGGCTGTTCCCGAAAAGACTCCTGAGATCGCTGTGGAAACGAACAACGCGGCGGCGCAGATCGAGGCATTGAGAACGGAGCTTTCAGCGACAAAGAGCCTGCTCGCCGGTCGGATCGATATACTCACTGAAGAGGTCCGGATCCTCCGGAAAGCCCTGAATGCCCCTCCCGCCGTGCCGGCCGCCATAGTGACGAAGGCCGGATCATCGGGATCCGCATTCCCGGCGCCCGCGACGAAGTACCATACGGTTCGCCGGGGCCAGACCCTGACGGGGATCGCCGGCACCTACGGCATGAGCGTCAACGAACTCTGCCGCCTCAACGGCATATCACAGAAAAAACCGATATATCCGGGGCAGCGTTTGACGGTCCGGCAGTAA
- a CDS encoding MarR family transcriptional regulator, whose protein sequence is MSREPTGEEIREIIYLIRRLIQAGYLYNKELDKQYHVSAPQLHCLIALREKGPLPPSQIAKAIMVKSSTVTGIIDRLEYKGLVRRNRNSPDRRVIHIELTEQGTELAQNAPPPIQQKILDGLKELPQEEVARIIGSMKRLTEMLDVDLDPEELDPGQSSSFPDHAI, encoded by the coding sequence ATGAGCCGGGAACCGACAGGTGAGGAGATCAGGGAGATCATCTACCTGATCCGCAGACTCATTCAGGCAGGGTACCTGTATAACAAGGAGCTTGATAAACAATACCATGTCAGCGCACCGCAACTGCATTGCCTGATCGCCCTGCGGGAGAAAGGACCGCTTCCTCCGTCGCAGATAGCGAAAGCCATCATGGTGAAGTCAAGCACGGTAACAGGTATTATCGATCGGCTTGAGTACAAGGGACTCGTGAGAAGAAACCGGAATTCCCCTGACCGCCGGGTGATCCATATCGAATTGACCGAGCAGGGCACGGAGCTTGCTCAGAACGCGCCGCCGCCCATTCAGCAGAAGATCCTCGACGGATTGAAGGAGTTGCCCCAGGAAGAAGTGGCCCGGATCATCGGCAGCATGAAACGCCTGACCGAGATGCTGGACGTGGATCTGGACCCCGAAGAACTGGATCCCGGCCAATCCTCATCCTTTCCGGACCATGCCATTTAG
- a CDS encoding aminotransferase class IV: MTDTGIAYFNGNFIPESRATVPILSHSFGRGSAIFEVLSFHEIPGGRALFRLDEHIHRFFRSAELLEMTVPLTKKEIAHAVRQTVQKNSLAAGFIKIIGYYPQISYEVLPPQESLDVAIFAFNGSVNPSKAGTPAPGGFSACLSRWRKLDPETVPVEAKVAANYLNGMVARREALKRGFDYVIMLDTEGGIAEGATESVFFVKDGVLLTPSLGPVLASITRLSLLQAATVEGIETREEPLSSGILTDADEIFLGGTLYRVRPIGKIEGRVIEGTPGPLTRHLANLMDRITAGQDDRFADWLFPL; this comes from the coding sequence ATGACGGACACCGGCATTGCCTATTTCAACGGAAATTTCATTCCCGAGAGCCGTGCAACGGTCCCTATCTTAAGTCACAGCTTCGGCCGCGGCTCGGCCATATTCGAAGTGCTCAGTTTCCACGAGATACCGGGCGGAAGGGCTCTCTTCAGGCTTGATGAGCACATCCACCGTTTCTTCAGGTCCGCCGAACTGCTCGAAATGACGGTACCTCTGACGAAGAAGGAAATCGCTCACGCGGTCAGGCAAACCGTTCAAAAAAACTCGCTGGCGGCGGGTTTTATTAAAATAATCGGTTATTACCCGCAGATCTCCTATGAAGTGCTGCCGCCGCAGGAATCGCTGGATGTAGCGATCTTTGCCTTCAACGGCAGCGTGAATCCTTCAAAAGCAGGGACACCGGCACCGGGCGGGTTCAGTGCCTGCCTGTCACGATGGCGGAAACTGGACCCGGAGACGGTACCCGTGGAAGCAAAGGTCGCGGCAAATTACCTGAACGGCATGGTGGCCCGCCGGGAGGCGCTCAAGAGGGGCTTTGATTACGTGATCATGCTCGACACGGAGGGAGGAATCGCCGAGGGAGCCACGGAATCCGTCTTCTTTGTCAAGGACGGCGTTCTCCTGACACCGTCGCTCGGACCGGTCCTGGCAAGCATCACCCGCCTGTCCCTACTTCAGGCGGCCACGGTGGAGGGCATAGAGACACGGGAAGAACCCCTCTCCTCAGGCATTCTGACCGACGCCGATGAGATATTCCTTGGAGGTACCCTGTACCGGGTACGACCCATCGGGAAAATAGAAGGCCGGGTGATAGAGGGCACCCCGGGGCCTCTCACCCGGCACTTGGCGAACCTGATGGACCGGATCACGGCGGGACAAGACGATCGTTTCGCCGACTGGCTCTTCCCGCTCTGA
- a CDS encoding peptidylprolyl isomerase: MSEPIKAGDRISVNYTGRFENGEIFDSSEGKEPLNFTVGAGQLIKGFDDAVIGMTVGEKKQVTLAPEEGYGTRREDRIIDMPKENIPADMKLEAGMMVQLMDRNNNPIPAVVHEICEAVVRIDVNHPLAGKTLIFDIEVVETGM, from the coding sequence ATGTCCGAACCGATCAAGGCGGGAGACAGGATCTCGGTCAATTATACGGGCCGTTTCGAAAATGGAGAAATCTTCGATTCTTCGGAGGGGAAAGAACCTCTGAACTTTACCGTCGGCGCGGGACAATTGATCAAGGGCTTCGACGATGCCGTCATCGGTATGACGGTGGGCGAGAAGAAACAGGTGACCCTGGCACCGGAAGAGGGGTATGGAACGAGAAGGGAAGACCGTATCATCGATATGCCGAAAGAAAATATCCCGGCGGACATGAAACTGGAAGCAGGCATGATGGTTCAGCTCATGGACCGCAACAATAATCCCATACCGGCGGTGGTCCACGAAATCTGTGAAGCGGTCGTGAGGATCGACGTCAATCACCCGCTGGCGGGCAAGACCCTCATCTTTGACATTGAGGTGGTGGAAACCGGCATGTGA
- a CDS encoding acyl-CoA dehydrogenase, whose protein sequence is MASQWLDERDMRFLLHEVLKIGDELLGKARFSDHDADMVNMVLSEGAKYTENELAPTYPDEVHRKPVEVVFKDGNVYVPEVYHRLWKLYCDGGWMAVADSYEVGGQQFPAVVAAACSNMFLAGNQAFLMYAGLTHGAARLVEDFFQHELRSIILEKMYTGQWAGTMCLTEPGAGSDVGALKTTAKRNPDGTFSITGTKIFISAGDHDLTENIIHPVLARIEGDPSGTKGISIFVVPKYRINPDSSIGEFNDVVTGNIESKMGIHGNATCTLNFGDSGKCIGYLMGEEREGMKIMFHMMNEERQGVGMMGVSLATAAYLHALSYAKERFQGSSIMAMKDPNAPQVPIIQHPDIRRTLLKMKSYVDGMRMLAYYCYFAMDKHAIAETDEDTEKWQGMIEMLTPIVKSYCTEWGMMVCDHAVQTYGGYGYCREYPVEQMMRDQKINCIYEGTNGIQALDLLGRKLGMKKGLYFMNLLGAAQAEVAKAKEIENFKDEAGIVENALNSCASTAMQFSQLIKSNPFVPLIAASDYLNAFGDALLGWYHLWMARIATENMPNAVSDQDRMFYTGKIEGAKFFINRVVSLVPARMETLVKDETSAMRIPEEAFAV, encoded by the coding sequence ATGGCAAGTCAATGGTTAGACGAAAGGGATATGAGGTTCCTGCTTCATGAAGTATTGAAGATCGGTGACGAGCTTCTTGGAAAGGCCCGTTTTTCGGATCACGATGCAGATATGGTAAACATGGTGCTGTCCGAGGGTGCCAAGTACACAGAGAACGAACTGGCTCCGACCTACCCCGATGAAGTGCATCGGAAACCCGTGGAAGTTGTGTTCAAGGATGGGAACGTTTACGTACCCGAGGTATACCACCGGCTCTGGAAGCTTTACTGTGACGGCGGATGGATGGCCGTTGCCGACAGTTACGAGGTCGGCGGGCAGCAGTTTCCTGCCGTCGTTGCCGCGGCCTGTTCGAACATGTTCCTGGCCGGCAATCAGGCGTTTCTGATGTATGCCGGTCTGACCCATGGAGCGGCCCGGCTTGTCGAGGACTTTTTCCAGCATGAATTGAGAAGTATCATACTTGAAAAGATGTACACCGGCCAGTGGGCCGGGACCATGTGTCTCACCGAACCGGGTGCCGGTTCCGATGTCGGTGCCCTGAAGACCACGGCAAAACGGAATCCCGACGGCACCTTTTCCATTACGGGGACAAAGATATTCATTTCCGCCGGCGACCATGACCTGACGGAAAACATCATTCACCCCGTGCTGGCCCGTATCGAGGGAGATCCTTCCGGGACCAAGGGGATCTCGATCTTCGTGGTTCCCAAGTACCGGATCAATCCCGACAGTTCGATCGGCGAGTTCAACGACGTCGTCACGGGTAACATCGAAAGCAAGATGGGGATCCACGGGAACGCCACCTGCACCCTGAACTTCGGTGACAGCGGAAAATGCATCGGATACCTCATGGGTGAGGAACGTGAAGGCATGAAGATCATGTTCCACATGATGAACGAAGAACGGCAGGGCGTCGGAATGATGGGAGTGTCCCTTGCCACGGCGGCCTACCTGCATGCCCTCAGCTATGCCAAGGAGCGGTTCCAGGGGTCGAGTATCATGGCCATGAAAGACCCTAATGCCCCCCAGGTTCCCATCATTCAGCATCCCGATATACGAAGAACACTCCTGAAGATGAAATCCTACGTGGATGGCATGAGGATGCTCGCCTATTACTGCTACTTCGCCATGGACAAGCATGCCATTGCCGAGACGGATGAGGACACGGAGAAATGGCAGGGCATGATCGAAATGCTGACGCCCATCGTCAAATCCTACTGCACCGAGTGGGGAATGATGGTATGTGATCACGCCGTCCAGACCTACGGCGGGTACGGGTATTGCCGCGAGTACCCCGTGGAACAGATGATGCGGGACCAGAAGATCAACTGTATCTACGAAGGAACCAACGGCATCCAGGCGCTCGACCTGCTCGGCAGGAAACTGGGCATGAAGAAAGGGCTTTACTTCATGAACCTCCTCGGTGCCGCCCAGGCGGAAGTCGCCAAGGCAAAGGAAATAGAGAACTTCAAGGATGAAGCGGGCATCGTGGAGAACGCCCTGAATTCCTGCGCGTCAACGGCGATGCAGTTCAGCCAGTTGATAAAATCAAATCCCTTTGTTCCCCTTATTGCGGCGAGCGATTACCTGAACGCCTTCGGTGACGCACTGCTTGGCTGGTACCATCTCTGGATGGCGCGGATCGCCACGGAGAATATGCCCAATGCCGTGTCGGATCAGGACAGGATGTTCTACACCGGCAAGATCGAGGGCGCCAAGTTCTTCATCAACCGGGTGGTGTCACTGGTCCCGGCAAGAATGGAAACGCTGGTCAAGGATGAGACCAGCGCGATGAGGATCCCCGAGGAGGCCTTTGCCGTATAG
- a CDS encoding NAD(P)/FAD-dependent oxidoreductase, with amino-acid sequence MERPDTFSITIVGAGMVGLAAAEELAGRFTRVLVVEKNESFGREISSRHSGVVHAGLYYPPGSLKARFCREGNGLLYDMCRARRIPHRKTGKLIIALNADDEMLLEAIRDRAESNGVGDLSLLSKKEVGLKEPALRARSALFSPSTGIIDAHLLMRSMMIAAESSGAIIAYRSRVTGIEFTGRRYRVEINNGAYRFETDVLINCGGLHADFLASLAGIDIDAAGYRLHYCKGSYFSASPAPAITHLVYPAIPYDAVGLGIHTTLDLGGRVRFGPDTEYVESPEYTVSEAKREFFWREVSSYLPAVTKGSLHPDMSGVRPKRQGPGDTFRDFCISEEGEKGCPGLINLIGIESPGLTACIPIARHLSGIVGGIVR; translated from the coding sequence ATGGAAAGGCCGGATACTTTTTCAATAACCATCGTCGGTGCGGGCATGGTGGGACTGGCCGCAGCCGAGGAACTGGCGGGTCGCTTCACCCGGGTACTGGTGGTGGAAAAGAACGAATCCTTCGGGCGGGAGATCAGCAGCAGGCACAGCGGCGTGGTGCATGCCGGTCTCTATTATCCCCCCGGGTCCCTCAAGGCCCGGTTCTGCAGGGAAGGAAACGGGCTTCTCTACGACATGTGCCGCGCGCGCCGGATCCCTCACAGGAAGACGGGAAAACTCATTATCGCGCTGAATGCCGATGATGAAATGTTGCTGGAGGCGATCAGGGACCGCGCCGAATCGAACGGTGTTGGCGACCTGTCGTTACTCTCGAAAAAAGAGGTGGGGCTGAAAGAGCCGGCCCTCAGGGCCCGGAGCGCCCTTTTCTCTCCCTCGACAGGCATAATCGACGCGCACCTGCTCATGCGCTCCATGATGATCGCCGCCGAATCATCGGGTGCGATCATCGCTTACAGATCACGGGTGACCGGCATCGAGTTCACGGGACGACGCTACCGGGTGGAGATCAATAACGGTGCATACCGGTTCGAAACAGATGTTCTTATCAATTGCGGCGGGCTTCATGCGGATTTCCTGGCGTCCCTGGCAGGGATCGACATCGATGCCGCCGGATACCGGCTGCACTACTGCAAGGGGAGTTACTTTTCGGCCTCGCCCGCCCCGGCCATCACTCACCTTGTCTATCCGGCGATCCCTTACGATGCCGTCGGTCTCGGCATCCATACAACGCTTGATCTGGGCGGCCGGGTCCGCTTCGGCCCGGATACCGAGTATGTTGAAAGCCCGGAATATACGGTGAGCGAAGCGAAAAGGGAATTCTTCTGGCGGGAGGTTTCATCCTACCTCCCCGCCGTTACGAAGGGATCCCTTCACCCCGATATGAGCGGCGTACGGCCGAAACGCCAGGGGCCGGGGGACACCTTCCGTGATTTCTGCATCAGCGAGGAAGGAGAAAAGGGGTGTCCCGGCCTGATCAACCTGATCGGCATCGAATCGCCCGGCCTGACCGCCTGTATTCCCATCGCGCGGCACCTGTCCGGTATCGTGGGCGGGATTGTCAGATAA
- the uvrC gene encoding excinuclease ABC subunit UvrC, with translation MNNEFLERKMGSAPSGPGVYLMKDAEGAVIYIGKAKNLRTRVRAYLGGKDTRPMIPFLVPKIGDVEFIVTASEKEALILENNLIKKHRPRYNVNLRDDKNYFSIRVDPRVPFPRLELVRRIARDGARYFGPYSSSVAVRETLNILHQVFPLRTCKDAVFKTRRRPCIEHEIGRCLAPCAGTVSPEAYRAVLDDVLLFLEGREKTLVAGLRERMKKAAGELRFEEAAALRNRIDAVNTTLERQRVVSMALRDLDVFGFFRSGDGLQACVIHVRGGRLLGRKTFPLLKTREETAELFESLLKQYYHAGVFIPREVILPVPVGDRGLIEEWLADKKGSAVKLIVPQRGERADLLRMAMSNAENAFAAQRDADIRQERVLELLRDALYLSEIPRRIECFDISNLGGHAAVGSMVSFLDGGPDRSRYRRFRIRTQETMDDYGMMREVLLRRYREAGQVPDLLIVDGGRGQLGVARAVLGELGLERVAVAGLAKESRMRTGTGTALIKKDEDRVYLPNRKNPLYLSRVPAALLLLQRIRDEAHRFAVSYHRRLREKEGMRSLLDDIPGIGEKRKKALLEHFKDVHRIGHATREELAAVPGIGEKAAGLIFAHFH, from the coding sequence GTGAATAATGAATTTCTGGAAAGAAAAATGGGATCGGCGCCGTCGGGTCCGGGTGTCTACCTGATGAAGGACGCCGAAGGCGCCGTGATATACATAGGAAAGGCAAAGAACCTGAGAACGCGGGTTCGCGCCTATCTGGGAGGGAAGGACACCCGGCCCATGATCCCTTTCCTGGTACCGAAGATAGGCGATGTGGAATTCATTGTCACCGCATCGGAAAAGGAAGCCCTGATCCTTGAGAACAACCTGATCAAGAAACATCGTCCCCGGTACAACGTGAACCTGCGTGACGACAAGAATTACTTCAGCATCCGCGTCGATCCCCGGGTGCCCTTTCCGCGTCTTGAACTGGTGCGGCGGATCGCGAGGGACGGGGCGCGGTATTTCGGGCCCTACTCGTCGAGCGTCGCCGTCAGGGAGACCCTCAATATACTTCACCAGGTGTTCCCTCTGAGGACCTGCAAGGATGCCGTGTTCAAAACCCGCCGCCGCCCCTGTATCGAACACGAGATAGGCCGCTGCCTCGCGCCCTGCGCTGGCACGGTTTCACCGGAAGCCTACCGGGCCGTCCTTGATGATGTCCTGTTGTTCCTTGAAGGCAGGGAGAAAACGCTGGTGGCCGGTCTCAGGGAACGGATGAAGAAGGCCGCGGGGGAACTTCGGTTTGAAGAAGCGGCCGCCCTGAGAAACAGGATCGATGCCGTCAATACGACCCTTGAGAGGCAGCGGGTCGTTTCCATGGCGCTTCGGGATCTGGATGTTTTCGGATTTTTCCGGTCCGGTGACGGCCTTCAGGCCTGTGTCATTCATGTGCGGGGCGGCCGTCTGCTGGGGAGGAAGACGTTCCCGCTCCTGAAGACCCGGGAAGAAACGGCCGAACTGTTCGAGTCCCTTCTGAAACAGTATTATCACGCCGGGGTGTTCATTCCCCGCGAAGTGATCCTTCCGGTCCCGGTCGGGGACCGTGGTCTCATCGAGGAGTGGCTGGCAGATAAAAAAGGAAGTGCGGTGAAGCTCATTGTGCCGCAGCGGGGAGAGCGTGCTGATCTTCTCAGGATGGCGATGAGCAATGCAGAGAATGCCTTCGCCGCCCAGCGCGACGCAGACATCCGGCAGGAGCGGGTACTGGAGCTTCTCAGAGATGCCCTGTATTTGAGCGAGATCCCCCGCCGCATCGAGTGTTTTGATATTTCCAATCTGGGCGGCCATGCCGCCGTCGGCTCCATGGTATCCTTCCTCGATGGCGGGCCGGACAGGTCACGATACCGCCGGTTCAGGATACGGACACAGGAAACCATGGATGATTACGGCATGATGCGCGAAGTGCTCCTGCGCCGCTACCGGGAAGCCGGGCAGGTTCCCGACCTCCTGATCGTTGACGGAGGCCGGGGGCAACTGGGCGTGGCCCGTGCCGTCCTCGGTGAGCTGGGCCTTGAGCGGGTCGCCGTCGCCGGACTTGCGAAGGAATCGAGAATGCGGACCGGTACGGGGACGGCGCTGATAAAAAAGGACGAAGACCGGGTGTATCTCCCCAACCGGAAAAACCCGCTCTACCTGTCACGGGTCCCGGCGGCCCTCCTCCTCCTTCAACGCATACGTGACGAAGCGCACCGTTTTGCCGTTTCCTATCACCGCAGGCTCCGGGAAAAGGAAGGGATGCGCTCACTGCTCGACGATATCCCGGGCATCGGGGAAAAACGCAAAAAGGCCCTGCTCGAACATTTCAAGGACGTGCACAGGATCGGGCACGCAACCCGCGAAGAACTGGCGGCCGTGCCCGGCATCGGGGAAAAGGCGGCCGGTCTCATTTTCGCTCATTTTCACTGA
- the uvrB gene encoding excinuclease ABC subunit UvrB encodes MRTNRFNLVSEYSPTGDQPQAIDALAAGVETGARHQVLLGVTGSGKTFTIANVAQRAQRPLLVIAPNKTLAAQLYNEFRMLFPDNAVEYFVSYYDYYQPEAYLPTTDTYIEKDSSINDDIDKLRHSATRSLLERRDVIIVASVSCIYGIGEPETYGRMQIYLEQGMEIDRDRLLARLVETQYERNDYDFHRGTFRVRGDVVEIFPPYAEKHVVRVDFLGDTIESIAIADPLRGRTIRGERAVVIYPGSHYVTEKENLRRAAATIREELAERLAHLNSLGKLLEAQRLEQRTLFDLEMIEEMGYCQGIENYSRHLTGRRPGEPPPTLMEYLPSDALIVIDESHVTVPQLNGMFRGDRSRKETLVEYGFRLPSALDNRPLMFQEFEAFPHQRIYVSATPADYELDRAAGSIVEQIIRPTGLMDPEIIVKPVTNQVDDLLGEINRRVEQGERVLVTTLTKRMAENLSEYYRGLGMRVHYLHSDIDTLERVSIIRDLRLGTFDTLIGINLLREGLDIPEVSLVAILDADKEGFLRSERSLIQTSGRTARNVNGQVIMYADRVTPSMRACIDETDRRREIQRRYNEERGITPETIRKAVDDILASIYEADYVTVPVAEQKTPYLTEKEIRRSIKELTKEMKDAARNLEFERAALLRDEIKELSRLETELGLWAGTA; translated from the coding sequence ATGCGCACGAACAGGTTTAATCTTGTCTCTGAGTATTCCCCGACGGGCGATCAGCCGCAGGCCATAGACGCCCTTGCGGCCGGTGTGGAAACAGGGGCCCGGCACCAGGTGCTCCTGGGCGTGACGGGTTCGGGGAAGACCTTTACCATAGCGAACGTTGCGCAGCGGGCGCAGCGACCCCTCCTGGTGATCGCTCCCAACAAAACACTGGCGGCCCAGCTCTACAATGAGTTCAGGATGCTCTTCCCGGATAATGCCGTGGAGTATTTCGTCAGTTATTACGATTATTATCAGCCCGAAGCCTACCTGCCGACCACCGATACCTACATTGAAAAGGACTCCTCCATCAACGATGATATCGACAAGCTCCGTCACTCGGCCACCCGTTCCCTGCTGGAACGGCGCGACGTGATAATAGTGGCCAGCGTCTCCTGCATTTACGGCATCGGGGAGCCCGAAACATACGGACGGATGCAGATATATCTCGAGCAGGGCATGGAGATCGACCGCGACCGCCTGCTGGCCCGCCTTGTCGAGACACAGTACGAGCGCAACGATTACGATTTTCACCGGGGGACCTTCCGCGTACGGGGTGATGTGGTGGAGATCTTTCCACCCTATGCGGAAAAGCATGTGGTGAGGGTCGATTTCCTGGGAGATACGATCGAATCCATTGCGATCGCGGACCCCCTGCGGGGACGGACAATACGCGGGGAACGAGCCGTCGTCATCTATCCGGGCAGCCATTATGTAACGGAGAAGGAGAATCTTCGTCGAGCCGCTGCCACCATCAGGGAGGAACTGGCCGAACGGCTGGCGCACCTCAATTCGCTGGGCAAGCTGCTGGAAGCCCAGCGTCTGGAGCAGAGGACCCTCTTTGACCTGGAGATGATCGAGGAAATGGGCTATTGTCAAGGGATCGAAAATTATTCACGCCATCTGACGGGCCGCCGGCCCGGCGAGCCGCCGCCGACGCTCATGGAGTATCTCCCGTCGGATGCCCTGATCGTCATCGACGAAAGCCATGTCACCGTCCCCCAGCTGAACGGCATGTTCCGCGGCGACCGTTCACGAAAGGAGACGCTCGTTGAATACGGATTCAGGCTTCCCTCGGCCCTTGACAACCGCCCCCTGATGTTCCAGGAATTCGAGGCCTTCCCGCATCAGCGTATCTATGTGTCCGCCACTCCCGCCGACTACGAATTGGACCGGGCGGCGGGCAGCATCGTTGAGCAGATAATCAGGCCTACGGGGCTGATGGATCCCGAGATCATCGTCAAGCCCGTCACAAATCAGGTCGATGATCTCCTGGGCGAAATAAACCGGCGGGTGGAGCAGGGGGAACGGGTGCTCGTGACGACATTGACGAAACGTATGGCGGAAAATCTGAGCGAGTATTACCGGGGTCTCGGCATGCGGGTGCACTACCTCCATTCCGATATCGATACGCTGGAGCGGGTGAGCATAATCCGCGACCTGCGGCTCGGCACGTTCGATACGTTGATCGGTATCAATCTGCTCCGCGAGGGGCTCGACATTCCGGAAGTCTCCCTTGTCGCCATTCTTGACGCGGACAAGGAGGGTTTTCTCAGGTCCGAGCGGTCACTGATACAGACGAGCGGCAGAACGGCGCGGAACGTTAACGGGCAGGTGATCATGTACGCCGACAGGGTCACTCCGTCAATGCGGGCCTGCATTGATGAAACGGATCGCCGCCGGGAGATCCAGCGACGGTATAACGAGGAACGGGGCATCACTCCCGAAACGATCAGAAAGGCCGTTGACGATATCCTGGCATCCATTTACGAGGCGGACTATGTGACGGTCCCTGTGGCGGAACAGAAGACGCCCTATCTGACCGAAAAGGAAATCAGGCGGTCCATAAAGGAACTGACCAAAGAAATGAAGGATGCCGCACGAAACCTTGAATTTGAGCGGGCGGCCCTGCTCAGGGATGAGATCAAGGAGCTGTCGCGGCTCGAGACGGAACTGGGGCTCTGGGCCGGAACTGCCTGA
- the amrB gene encoding AmmeMemoRadiSam system protein B has protein sequence MAQYPTLRRDLQLIPTTVEGRRAILFVDPLQFAPSGLTIDMEALPVLQLLDGRHDLRDIQTVMMRGQGGRLVPLADVESLLRQLDDSLLLESDAYRERYRVLREEFTSLTERPPSHGGKSYDDDPAALRRFISDSEQSIPPGTPDFGNRVISGLVSPHIDIRVAGETYIGLYRHLRDRRYDLVVILGINHQWQDGPYCLTTKNYRTPIGTLPTDADAVEEVKKRVSEGTLASTDFGHRLEHSIEFQAVFLSYYLAEPVPVMPILCGGLHELIMKGDNILQDRRFREMAEALRRVIDARKRVLLVAGVDFSHVGLKFGDPLPAERMIESAREHDDRLISALRTGMPEKIVENEIAAGGRYNVCGFPALVLFSVLMGKSEGTLLAHETYAEEMTGSAVTYVSMVFTAQGIAP, from the coding sequence ATGGCGCAGTACCCGACATTACGCAGGGATTTGCAGCTTATACCGACCACGGTCGAAGGCCGGCGGGCCATCCTGTTCGTCGATCCTCTGCAGTTCGCCCCGTCAGGGCTAACGATAGACATGGAAGCCCTGCCGGTGCTGCAACTGCTCGATGGACGCCATGACCTGCGGGACATTCAGACCGTCATGATGCGCGGTCAGGGAGGCCGGCTTGTTCCGCTTGCCGATGTGGAGTCGCTCCTGCGCCAGCTTGACGACAGTCTCCTTCTGGAGAGCGACGCCTATCGGGAGCGGTACCGAGTCCTTCGCGAGGAATTCACGTCGCTCACGGAACGCCCCCCGTCGCACGGCGGGAAATCCTATGATGATGACCCGGCGGCCCTCCGGCGGTTCATCTCCGATAGCGAACAAAGTATACCGCCCGGTACCCCCGATTTCGGGAACAGGGTGATCAGCGGACTGGTATCGCCCCATATCGACATCAGGGTCGCCGGGGAGACCTATATCGGTCTGTACCGGCATCTTCGTGACCGGCGCTACGACCTGGTGGTCATCCTCGGCATCAATCACCAGTGGCAGGACGGTCCCTATTGTCTAACGACGAAAAACTACCGGACCCCCATCGGAACGCTCCCGACCGACGCCGACGCCGTCGAGGAAGTGAAAAAGAGGGTGTCCGAAGGAACGCTGGCGTCGACCGATTTCGGCCACAGGCTTGAACACTCCATAGAATTCCAGGCGGTCTTTCTCTCATATTATCTCGCCGAGCCGGTACCGGTCATGCCAATCCTGTGCGGAGGGCTTCACGAGCTCATCATGAAAGGGGACAATATCCTGCAGGACCGACGTTTCCGGGAAATGGCGGAGGCGTTGAGACGCGTGATCGATGCCCGGAAAAGGGTCCTTCTCGTGGCGGGGGTTGATTTTTCCCACGTGGGACTGAAGTTCGGTGACCCCCTCCCGGCGGAACGAATGATCGAAAGCGCCCGGGAGCATGACGACCGTCTCATATCGGCCCTGCGCACGGGGATGCCGGAGAAGATCGTCGAAAACGAGATCGCTGCGGGTGGACGTTACAACGTCTGCGGGTTTCCCGCGCTGGTGCTTTTCTCCGTGCTTATGGGAAAGAGCGAGGGGACCCTCCTTGCCCATGAAACGTATGCGGAAGAGATGACGGGAAGCGCCGTTACCTATGTCTCGATGGTATTCACGGCCCAAGGGATCGCCCCATGA